A region of Vanessa tameamea isolate UH-Manoa-2023 chromosome 21, ilVanTame1 primary haplotype, whole genome shotgun sequence DNA encodes the following proteins:
- the LOC113396888 gene encoding aquaporin-like → MDVDSHLVNVTENIIVEEIKKNRKNKGNSWFSENWRAIFSELMSTFSLLFFGCMTCIPIDGVPINPPLYGTIGFGLIVLMNIQTFGHISGAHMNPTVTLAAIIWGNMSIALGIAYFVAQCAGAVMGYGILMILSPIDMSSGICTTQPHVKHTVYQALGIEILLTVALVLINCSVWDPVNKDKGESLSIKFGLTIAALSIAGGPMTGASMNPVRSFAPAIWTNTWNSHWVYWAGPFLGGTLAVIFYKFVWLRTERVIEPEFSWTGSRNCHELV, encoded by the coding sequence TTCGTGGTTCTCGGAAAATTGGAGAGCGATTTTTTCTGAACTGATGTCCACTTTTTCGCTGCTATTTTTCGGCTGCATGACCTGTATACCTATCGATGGTGTACCAATCAACCCACCACTTTATGGCACGATCGGCTTCGGTTTGATTGTTCTTATGAACATTCAGACATTTGGACATATATCTGGAGCTCACATGAATCCAACGGTGACCTTAGCTGCTATTATTTGGGGTAATATGTCAATTGCTCTTGGAATAGCGTATTTCGTCGCTCAATGCGCTGGTGCAGTTATGGGGTAtggtattttaatgatattatcacCAATAGATATGTCATCTGGTATTTGTACCACCCAACCCCACGTGAAACATACAGTGTATCAAGCTTTGGGCATTGAAATACTTTTGACTGTGGCATTAGTGCTCATTAATTGTTCTGTGTGGGATCCTGTCAATAAAGATAAAGGTGAATCTCTATCTATTAAGTTCGGTTTGACAATTGCAGCTCTGTCGATAGCAGGCGGTCCTATGACCGGGGCTAGCATGAATCCAGTACGATCTTTCGCTCCGGCTATTTGGACGAACACTTGGAATTCCCATTGGGTCTACTGGGCAGGACCTTTTCTTGGAGGAACATTggctgtaatattttataaattcgtcTGGTTACGAACTGAAAGAGTTATAGAACCAGAATTCTCCTGGACCGGCAGTCGAAATTGTCATGAACTAGTCTAG